A stretch of DNA from Octopus bimaculoides isolate UCB-OBI-ISO-001 chromosome 23, ASM119413v2, whole genome shotgun sequence:
actaACTATTGTTAgtgtattaacaataacaataattttaaaaaatgttgatTAGATATATCAGGTGATTAGATAATAATTAATTGTAAcattgagaaaaaagaaagaaaggctaaAAATTGACACCGAAAAAAGCTACAAAGGTTCTGAGAAAAAAGTATTTTGAAGCGTTATGGAATAACATGAACatcgagaagaagaagaagaaaaagaagaggaagaagaacagaCACAGTTAACGATACAGTGGATAATTACAATTGCGAAGGATTACCATAATTGTgggaattaataacaacaacaacaacaacatcgcaaataacaacatatacaccaacaacaacaagggtgacagcagcaacaacaacagcaacaagggaAAAAAGATGATttgtaaaatagtaattttctaaaaaaaatgctgtaaaataatacacatgagtatataaaaatataaaagtatataaaatatataatagaatatacatatatatatatatatatatagatatatatatataNNNNNNNNNNNNNNNtatatgtgtgtgtgtgtgttaaacatcagagaaatttttcaaaagagaatgtaaatattatacaaaaacaacaacagcaacgactgtccccttcattctttttttttctgcaaaacaacaacaacaacaataataataacaagaacaacagtaataataataataataataataataataataaaaggagtAATAAAAAATTTGTAATGACATCGGGAAAATTGCCAGCGAGTATAACAGGAGATTTTAGTTGTAATATTCAAAATTGTGAATGACTTGGAGGTCTTAGATGTTATTGtcgatgctgttgttgtcattactgttcttattgttattattactgatatTGTCGCAACTAACGGTGCTCGTTTCACTGAATCTCATCCCCCAAAAAATTATCAGAGGTCcacatctggtacttattatgtTGCATGATGTCTCAGGAATAAGTTAGACTAGAAGCGCAGCGAGGGAAACAGAACCGTGTAACCAACACACCAACAAAAGAAGAAGATAGAAAttacaccactactactattattattattattattattattatcactattataacttattatttatattaacttattatcaatattataacttagtattattatcgttattattattaatattattataacttattattataaaatattattactattaatattataattataacttagtattattgttattattattattattattattattattattattattattgctgttactgttgttatattatcattattgcagtTCATTTCTACACAGTATTTGTtaagacatatttatatttttgtgcatatatacatatactcatatacatacacacacatacaaatatatatatatacacattatacacaaacacacatacatacacacaactataagTGTTTGTGATAGCCATTtgtctttctttgttgttgttgttgttgttattactgttattgttgtttttaaagcCAACACAAAACTTTCAATACTTGTGATATCCAATGCCTGACTACATGTGCTAtaattaacatacacatacatacaaatacacacacacacacacatatatagatatatttatatacatatatctatatatatatatatatatatatatatatatatatatatatatatatatatatatatatatatatatatatatatatatatataactcaggcacacaaacatacacacacaaatacacgcatatactacTGTAAATGCATATTTAGATACATCTACAATtgctatttatacataaatatacatatatatttatataggtatatatatatctgtatgcatatgtaagtgttgCTTTATAGGCGTACATATGAATGATACCAAGCTGGGTAACAACTGGCAGATGTATCTACAAAGAACTGGCGAACCATTGTGAAAAAGGGGGGGgaaaaacaacatcaaacaaacaaacaaataaaagaaaaatagacaaagGAAGAATTCCATTGTTGTAACCAGTAACTCTACAGCCATAACAAACGGTCCAGTAACATTGACCGTTTTGCTCGACTGCCTCAAATCGACAACGAACACCTGAGAGAAACTGACTATTTTAACGCTAATTAATATCGCTTCTTGATTCAAATGCCGTgttgatatttcatatattttactttctgaaGAACACACAGCTGTGTACTcttgtgtacatttgtgtacatacacacccacatatatatNNNNNNNNNNtatatatatatatatatatatacatatatacatatatacatgcatatataaatatatatatatacacatatatatttatatttatatatatctgtatatgcatatttatatataaagagataaattgatatatatgaattgatatatatatatatatatatatatttctgctagatattttatgtatatatacgctatatatttatactcatcaTTTCCCTGTGATCTCAGTGTGTCTGTGCTAAGCTTTGAGTATGCTTATATGAACCGTGTGAAACTGCCATCACTTCTACCGTGATGGCTTTCAATGGTAGCAGCGCTGTCACAGCGGCTGCCGTCgttgctgctgtagttgctgctgtcacaacaacaacaacaacaataacaacaacaactactaccaccacaacaaccacaattaCTTCAGCTgctattgcaacaacaacaacgcaccCCCTCCTGTTGTCAACGGGGCATAATGCTAGTTTACTCATGGACAATTCCCGAGACACTCGGGTTCCATTGAACGGAGAGGGAGTACCTGCAACAGGTATTGTCCAATCTGGAGAACCAACTTCTACTATGTCAAATTCTGACGCTGGTTACGGACTCCGCCACCCCTGGTGGCCAGCGGTCAGTGTCGCCATCTCTATGACtgtgtttctctgtatatctTTTATGAGACATCACAGAAAGTTCCAACAAAAACGTCGAGCCCTCATCGAATACATGGAGTACGAACTGTTAAGAAATGCTTCCTTCAGTGCAGGAAGCTTACCGTCACCATCAACAAGACCAGCAACGCCTCACGGGGAAGTGTCCCCAAGGGGTGTGCCCACACACATTCCATCACATCAtcacacgtcatcatcatcatcaacatcagcagtcGGGCATGGTGATGGTGCTtcccatcagcatcaccatcatcatcatcatcactacaaccaaCAACAGAAAGATTCACATCAGCACAACAACCATCACAGTAGtacccaccatcatcatcatgcgtCCGAAAATTTAGCCTCCGTTGCAAACTCTTCAGAGCGGAAGAGGTTTGGCAATGTCAAACACAATGGCCCAAGCCAGCAAGTAGCCCTTAACGGTTACCCAAGTAAATTCATTCAACGATTCTTACAACCGAATGTCTTTCCCGCCAGTGGATTTGAGAGTACTTCAAATTTCACAGAATCCACATGTTGCGAACTTTCAAAGGATTTTTGTGATCATCCATTGGACAGAAAAGGGTCAGTACAAACTGGTTTCCAATCACGGAAAGGAAGTAGGAAATATCAACAGACAAGATCACGCAATGACGACAAGTCAGGAGTATACCGTAAGTATTAAGTTCTGCTGTTTACCGATTCTTTCTGTAGATTAATGTAAACTCTTTTGATTCAGTGTGTCAATCATAATAATCAAAGAACACAACTGATTCTTTTTCTGACTTTTCAACTTATCTTTGAGATGTGCCACAACTACGGATATTCCATGAGGTTTGACAAATTATTCCATTCTTTCCTTATNNNNNNNNNNNNNNNNNNNNNNNNNNNNNNNNNNNNNNNNNNNNNNNNNNNNNNNNNNNNNNNNNNNNNNNNNNNNNNNNNNNNNNNNNNNNNNNNNNNNNNNNNNNNNNNNNNNNNNNNNNNNNNNNNNNNNNNNNNNNNNNNNNNNNNNNNNNNNNNNNNNNNNNNNNNNNNNNNNNNNNNNNNNNNNNNNNNNNNNNNNNNNNNNNNNNNNNNNNNNNNNNNNNNNNNNNNNNNNNNNNNNNNNNNNNNNNNNNNNNNNNNNNNNNNNNNNNNNNNNNNNNNNNNNNNNNNNNNNNNNNNNNNNNNNNNNNNNNNNNNNNNNNNNNNNNNNNNNNNNNNNNNNNNNNNNNNNNNNNNNNNNNNNNNNNNNNNNNNNNNNNNNNNNNNNNNNNNNNNNNNNNNNNNNNNNNNNNNNNNNNNNNNNNNNNNNNNNNNNNNNNNNNNNNNNNNNNNNNNNNNNNNNNNNNNNNNNNNNNNNNNNNNNNNNNNNNNNNNNNNNNNNNNNNNNNNNNNNNNNNNNNNNNNNNNNNNNNNNNNNNNNNNNNNNNNNNNNNNNNNNNNNNNNNNNNNNNNNNNNNNNNNNNNNNNNNNNNNNNNNNNNNNNNNNNNNNNNNNNNNNNNNNNNNNNNNNNNNNNNNNNNNNNNNNNNNNNNNNNNNNNNNNNNNNNNNNNNNNNNNNNNNNNNNNNNNNNNNNNNNNNNNNNNNNNNNNNNNNNNNNNNNNNNNNNNNNNNNNNNNNNNNNNNNNNNNNNNNNNNNNNNNNNNNNNNNNNNNNNNNNNNNNNNNNNNNNNNNNNNNNNNNNNNNNNNNNNNNNNNNNNNNNNNNNNNNNNNNNNNNNNNNNNNNNNNNNNNNNNNNNNNNNNNNNNNNNNNNNNNNNNNNNNNNNNNNNNNNNNNNNNNNNNNNNNNNNNNNNNNNNNNNNNNNNNNNNNNNNNNNNNNNNNNNNNNNNNNNNNNNNNNNNNNNNNNNNNNNNNNNNNNNNNNNNNNNNNNNNNNNNNNNNNNNNNNNNNNNNNNNNNNNNNNNNNNNNNNNNNNNNNNNNNNNNNNNNNNNNNNNNNNNNNNNNNNNNNNNNNNNNNNNNNNNNNNNNNNNNNNNNNNNNNNNNNNNNNNNNNNNNNNNNNNNNNNNNNNNNNNNNNNNNNNNNNNNNNNNNNNNNNNNNNNNNNNNNNNNNNNNNNNNNNNNNNNNNNNNNNNNNNNNNNNNNNNNNNNNNNNNNNNNNNNNNNNNNNNNNNNNNNNNNNNNNNNNNNNNNNNNNNNNNNNNNNNNNNNNNNNNNNNNNNNNNNNNNNNNNNNNNNNNNNNNNNNNNNNNNNNNNNNNNNNNNNNNNNNNNNNNNNNNNNNNNNNNNNNNNNNNNNNNNNNNNNNNNNNNNNNNNNNNNNNNNNNNNNNNNNNNNNNNNNNNNNNNNNNNNNNNNNNNNNNNNNNNNNNNNNNNNNNNNNNNNNNNNNNNNNNNNNNNNNNNNNNNNNNNNNNNNNNNNNNNNNNNNNNNNNNNNNNNNNNNNNNNNNNNNNNNNNNNNNNNNNNNNNNNNNNNNNNNNNNNNNNNNNNNNNNNNNNNNNNNNNNNNNNNNNNNNNNNNNNNNNNNNNNNNNNNNNNNNNNNNNNNNNNNNNNNNNNNNNNNNNNNNNNNNNNNNNNNNNNNNNNNNNNNNNNNNNNNNNNNNNNNNNNNNNNNNNNNNNNNNNNNNNNNNNNNNNNNNNNNNNNNNNNNNNNNNNNNNNNNNNNNNNNNNNNNNNNNNNNNNNNNNNNNNNNNNNNNNNNNNNNNNNNNNNNNNNNNNNNNNNNNNNNNNNNNNNNNNNNNNNNNNNNNNNNNNNNNNNNNNNNNNNNNNNNNNNNNNNNNNNNNNNNNNNNNNNNNNNNNNNNNNNNNNNNNNNNNNNNNNNNNNNNNNNNNNNNNNNNNNNNNNNNNNNNNNNNNNNNNNNNNNNNNNNNNNNNNNNNNNNNNNNNNNNNNNNNNNNNNNNNNNNNNNNNNNNNNNNNNNNNNNNNNNNNNNNNNNNNNNNNNNNNNNNNNNNNNNNNNNNNNNNNNNNNNNNNNNNNNNNNNNNNNNNNNNNNNNNNNNNNNNNNNNNNNNNNNNNNNNNNNNNNNNNNNNNNNNNNNNNNNNNNNNNNNNNNNNNNNNNNNNNNNNNNNNNNNNNNNNNNNNNNNNNNNNNNNNNNNNNNNNNNNNNNNNNNNNNNNNNNNNNNNNNNNNNNNNNNNNNNNNNNNNNNNNNNNNNNNNNNNNNNNNNNNNNNNNNNNNNNNNNNNNNNNNNNNNNNNNNNNNNNNNNNNNNNNNNNNNNNNNNNNNNNNNNNNNNNNNNNNNNNNNNNNNNNNNNNNNNNNNNNNNNNNNNNNNNNNNNNNNNNNNNNNNNNNNNNNNNNNNNNNNNNNNNNNNNNNNNNNNNNNNNNNNNNNNNNNNNNNNNNNNNNNNNNNNNNNNNNNNNNNNNNNNNNNNNNNNNNNNNNNNNNNNNNNNNNNNNNNNNNNNNNNNNNNNNNNNNNNNNNNNNNNNNNNNNNNNNNNNNNNNNNNNNNNNNNNNNNNNNNNNNNNNNNNNNNNNNNNNNNNNNNNNNNNNNNNNNNNNNNNNNNNNNNNNNNNNNNNNNNNNNNNNNNNNNNNNNNNNNNNNNNNNNNNNNNNNNNNNNNNNNNNNNNNNNNNNNNNNNNNNNNNNNNNNNNNNNNNNNNNNNNNNNNNNNNNNNNNNNNNNNNNNNNNNNNNNNNNNNNNNNNNNNNNNNNNNNNNNNNNNNNNNNNNNNNNNNNNNNNNNNNNNNNNNNNNNNNNNNNNNNNNNNNNNNNNNNNNNNNNNNNNNNNNNNNNNNNNNNNNNNNNNNNNNNNNNNNNNNNNNNNNNNNNNNNNNNNNNNNNNNNNNNNNNNNNNNNNNNNNNNNNNNNNNNNNNNNNNNNNNNNNNNNNNNNNNNNNNNNNNNNNNNNNNNNNNNNNNNNNNNNNNNNNNNNNNNNNNNNNNNNNNNNNNNNNNNNNNNNNNNNNNNNNNNNNNNNNNNNNNNNNNNNNNNNNNNNNNNNNNNNNNNNNNNNNNNNNNNNNNNNNNNNNNNNNNNNNNNNNNNNNNNNNNNNNNNNNNNNNNNNNNNNNNNNNNNNNNNNNNNNNNNNNNNNNNNNNNNNNNNNNNNNNNNNNNNNNNNNNNNNNNNNNNNNNNNNNNNNNNNNNNNNNNNNNNNNNNNNNNNNNNNNNNNNNNNNNNNNNNNNNNNNNNNNNNNNNNNNNNNNNNNNNNNNNNNNNNNNNNNNNNNNNNNNNNNNNNNNNNNNNNNNNNNNNNNNNNNNNNNNNNNNNNNNNNNNNNNNNNNNNNNNNNNNNNNNNNNNNNNNNNNNNNNNNNNNNNNNNNNNNNNNNNNNNNNNNNNNNNNNNNNNNNNNNNNNNNNNNNNNNNNNNNNNNNNNNNNNNNNNNNNNNNNNNNNNNNNNNNNNNNNNNNNNNNNNNNNNNNNNNNNNNNNNNNNNNNNNNNNNNNNNNNNNNNNNNNNNNNNNNNNNNNNNNNNNNNNNNNNNNNNNNNNNNNNNNNNNNNNNNNNNNNNNNNNNNNNNNNNNNNNNNNNNNNNNNNNNNNNNNNNNNNNNNNNNNNNNNNNNNNNNNNNNNNNNNNNNNNNNNNNNNNNNNNNNNNNNNNNNNNNNNNNNNNNNNNNNNNNNNNNNNNNNNNNNNNNNNNNNNNNNNNNNNNNNNNNNNNNNNNNNNNNNNNNNNNNNNNNNNNNNNNNNNNNNNNNNNNNNNNNNNNNNNNNNNNNNNNNNNNNNNNNNNNNNNNNNNNNNNNNNNNNNNNNNNNNNNNNNNNNNNNNNNNNNNNNNNNNNNNNNNNNNNNNNNNNNNNNNNNNNNNNNNNNNNNNNNNNNNNNNNNNNNNNNNNNNNNNNNNNNNNNNNNNNNNNNNNNNNNNNNNNNNNNNNNNNNNNNNNNNNNNNNNNNNNNNNNNNNNNNNNNNNNNNNNNNNNNNNNNNNNNNNNNNNNNNNNNNNNNNNNNNNNNNNNNNNNNNNNNNNNNNNNNNNNNNNNNNNNNNNNNNNNNNNNNNNNNNNNNNNNNNNNNNNNNNNNNNNNNNNNNNNNNNNNNNNNNNNNNNNNNNNNNNNNNNNNNNNNNNNNNNNNNNNNNNNNNNNNNNNNNNNNNNNNNNNNNNNNNNNNNNNNNNNNNNNNNNNNNNNNNNNNNNNNNNNNNNNNNNNNNNNNNNNNNNNNNNNNNNNNNNNNNNNNNNNNNNNNNNNNNNNNNNNNNNNNNNNNNNNNNNNNNNNNNNNNNNNNNNNNNNNNNNNNNNNNNNNNNNNNNNNNNNNNNNNNNNNNNNNNNNNNNNNNNNNNNNNNNNNNNNNNNNNNNNNNNNNNNNNNNNNNNNNNNNNNNNNNNNNNNNNNNNNNNNNNNNNNNNNNNNNNNNNNNNNNNNNNNNNNNNNNNNNNNNNNNNNNNNNNNNNNNNNNNNNNNNNNNNNNNNNNNNNNNNNNNNNNNNNNNNNNNNNNNNNNNNNNNNNNNNNNNNNNNNNNNNNNNNNNNNNNNNNNNNNNNNNNNNNNNNNNNNNNNNNNNNNNNNNNNNNNNNNNNNNNNNNNNNNNNNNNNNNNNNNNNNNNNNNNNNNNNNNNNNNNNNNNNNNNNNNNNNNNNNNNNNNNNNNNNNNNNNNNNNNNNNNNNNNNNNNNNNNNNNNNNNNNNNNNNNNNNNNNNNNNNNNNNNNNNNNNNNNNNNNNNNNNNNNNNNNNNNNNNNNNNNNNNNNNNNNNNNNNNNNNNNNNNNNNNNNNNNNNNNNNNNNNNNNNNNNNNNNNNNNNNNNNNNNNNNNNNNNNNNNNNNNNNNNNNNNNNNNNNNNNNNNNNNNNNNNNNNNNNNNNNNNNNNNNNNNNNNNNNNNNNNNNNNNNNNNNNNNNNNNNNNNNNNNNNNNNNNNNNNNNNNNNNNNNNNNNNNNNNNNNNNNNNNNNNNNNNNNNNNNNNNNNNNNNNNNNNNNNNNNNNNNNNNNNNNNNNNNNNNNNNNNNNNNNNNNNNNNNNNNNNNNNNNNNNNNNNNNNNNNNNNNNNNNNNNNNNNNNNNNNNNNNNNNNNNNNNNNNNNNNNNNNNNNNNNNNNNNNNNNNNNNNNNNNNNNNNNNNNNNNNNNNNNNNNNNNNNNNNNNNNNNNNNNNNNNNNNNNNNNNNNNNNNNNNNNNNNNNNNNNNNNNNNNNNNNNNNNNNNNNNNNNNNNNNNNNNNNNNNNNNNNNNNNNNNNNNNNNNNNNNNNNNNNNNNNNNNNNNNNNNNNNNNNNNNNNNNNNNNNNNNNNNNNNNNNNNNNNNNNNNNNNNNNNNNNNNNNNNNNNNNNNNNNNNNNNNNNNNNNNNNNNNNNNNNNNNNNNNNNNNNNNNNNNNNNNNNNNNNNNNNNNNNNNNNNNNNNNNNNNNNNNNNNNNNNNNNNNNNNNNNNNNNNNNNNNNNNNNNNNNNNNNNNNNNNNNNNNNNNNNNNNNNNNNNNNNNNNNNNNNNNNNNNNNNNNNNNNNNNNNNNNNNNNNNNNNNNNNNNNNNNNNNNNNNNNNNNNNNNNNNNNNNNNNNNNNNNNNNNNNNNNNNNNNNNNNNNNNNNNNNNNNNNNNNNNNNNNNNNNNNNNNNNNNNNNNNNNNNNNNNNNNNNNNNNNNNNNNNNNNNNNNNNNNNNNNNNNNNNNNNNNNNNNNNNNNNNNNNNNNNNNNNNNNNNNNNNNNNNNNNNNNNNNNNNNNNNNNNNNNNNNNNNNNNNNNNNNNNNNNNNNNNNNNNNNNNNNNNNNNNNNNNNNNNNNNNNNNNNNNNNNNNNNNNNNNNNNNNNNNNNNNNNNNNNNNNNNNNNNNNNNNNNNNNNNNNNNNNNNNNNNNNttatatatatatatatatataaacatatatacacttggtGAAATAGTATTTAGTATCTTCATGAAGTAAACCTATAGAGTTAAACTTCCATATCATTATTTATAGGTAAAGGTATATTGTGAAGTGCAATCTGGAACTattacactgcacacacacagagaggtatacatgtacacatacacttatatgcatatatatatatggatatataatcatatatatatgcatatatatatatatatatacacacacacacacacacacacacacacacacacacatatatatatatatatatatatatatatatatgctacatacatatatatatatgcatatatgtacatatatgtttgtatttatcacTCACCTTTCCATTTATGATTTAT
This window harbors:
- the LOC106873040 gene encoding alpha-protein kinase 1 isoform X1 → MAFNGSSAVTAAAVVAAVVAAVTTTTTTITTTTTTTTTTTITSAAIATTTTHPLLLSTGHNASLLMDNSRDTRVPLNGEGVPATGIVQSGEPTSTMSNSDAGYGLRHPWWPAVSVAISMTVFLCISFMRHHRKFQQKRRALIEYMEYELLRNASFSAGSLPSPSTRPATPHGEVSPRGVPTHIPSHHHTSSSSSTSAVGHGDGASHQHHHHHHHHYNQQQKDSHQHNNHHSSTHHHHHASENLASVANSSERKRFGNVKHNGPSQQVALNGYPSKFIQRFLQPNVFPASGFESTSNFTESTCCELSKDFCDHPLDRKGSVQTGFQSRKGSRKYQQTRSRNDDKSGVYHLSVNPDYSAQTMSGIIEVKPQTYNHRLLQPPPKQNTEHYPFQQRNRQPFNEDDKQQQQQTHTATLEQIQQEKNKLEQEPPLLPLNPFYMYQQQKQNELLQCTLYEQEQQKQKQSYLPQQPPQKQLQLQKQPQSQSQKQKHFRLQQQQQKDTYRGGTELDSCGIQLLDVNELQSQSSCL